The nucleotide sequence ACGAGTTCCGGGTCCGTCATTACACTCACACAGACGGAGGACTACTAATCGTGTTACGATCGGGGCACAACTCGCAAGACCGACTGCTGGCGAGTGCTCACTCGCCGGCCTGGTCGATCCAGCCCTCGACGCGCGAGAGCGCGATGCCCGTCGTCTCGGCGACGGCGTCGGCGTCCGCGGCAGCGAGTTCCCCCACGGTCTCGATGTCCGCCTCCGCGAGTCGCTCGGCGTAGGCCGGCCCGATCCCGTTGATCGACTGGACGTCTTCGGTACTCGCTGGCCCCGATGGTTCAGATGCCGACGCCACGGTGGCTTCATCCGAGTCGTCGTCCGTCGTCTCCGTCATCTCGTGCTCATCGGACGCTCCCGACTCGACAGACGTTTCGGATGTATCTGTTCCCACGTCACCGGGTTCGTCGGCGTCCGTCTGGACGGACTCGGCAGATTCAGCAGCGTCCACCTCGGCTGCTCCGTCCGGTTCGTCCGCATCCGACTCGACCGACGCATCGGATCCCTCGGCGTCCGACTCGGCGGAACGATCCGGCTCGTCTCCGTCCGCCTCGGCGTTGGTCGTGTCCACGCGCGACTCGCTGGTTGCGACCGCTCTGGTTCCCTTGACTGCATCCTCACTTTCGGTATCCGGTTCGTGCTCGACCGTGACGGCCACGTTCTCGGTTTCCCCCGCGTTCTGGCTTGGCATCTCGGTATCAGACTCCCCCGAGTTGAGACCGAGAAGTTCCTTGATCTGTTGGAAGAGTGCCATAGTCGTCAATACACACCCCAGGACTTAAAGGCGTTCACGAAGTGCCTCGTTCATCTCCTCGACAGGAGCGTCTTGCCCACTCCAGCGCTCGAAGGCCTCGACGCCCTGGAACAGCAGCATCCAGGCACCATCGACGGTCGTCGCACCCGCCGCGGCCGCCTCGCGTAACAATCGCGTCTCGATCGGGCTGTAGACTGCATCGAGTACCGCCAGGTCGGCGTGCAGCGCCGTCGCGGGGACTGGCGATCGGTCCTCGTCCATCCCGACGCTCGTCGCGTTGACGAGGACGTCCGCGTCCGCCAGAAGCGAATCCAGCGAATCGAGGCCATGCCCGCTGGCACCCGGGACCTCCTCGGCGAGGGCGTGGGCCGTCTCGACGGTCCGGTTGGCGATCGCGACGTCCATGCCTTCGTCAGCGAGACCGAAGGCGATCGCGCGACCAGCCCCGCCCGCTCCGACGACGACCGCCTGCCCGGAGAGTGCCACACCGTGACGTGTGAGCGCCCGCACGGCACCGATCGCGTCGGTGTTGTGCCCCGTCGGTTGATCACCGCTGAAGTCGATGGTGTTGACCGCGCCGATCCGCTCGGCCAGGTCGTCGACCGCGACCGCGTTGAGAACGTCCTGTTTGAACGGGATCGTCACGTTGAGTCCAGAGACGCCGAGGGTTTCGGCCGCCTCGACGGCCTCGCGTGCCGCGTCGACCGGTGGTTCGAAGGTGACGTATCGTGCGTCGATGCCGAGTTCGTCGTAGGCCGCCTCGTGCATTGGCGGCGACAGCGAGTGTTTCACGGGGTTGCCAAGGAGTCCGTACACGTCCATAGCGAGGGCGACGGCCGGGAGCGTCAAAACCACGACGGTCGGCAGTGACGGCGTCGACCGGTGGCCCCTTGCGATGTCACTGTGTGACACGGGCACTCCACACCGCAAGACATTATTTTGGGAGGGCTAAGCACGCAGTGTGTCTCGTCTACGCCATCCGTTGACGGCAGTCGCCGCTGCACTGGTACTGACGCTGCCGTGGGTCGTCGTCGAACTGTCACGGCTCGCCGCTGGACTCGACTGGATGCCGATCGACGCCGGGATCGCGCTCTCGACGGGCCCGACCGTCCTGGTGACCGGACTGGCCGTCGTCGGCGCGTCGTTCCTGCTCGCGTGGGGGGCCGAAACAGCCGAGAAGGACGTCCCCCGGGCGTTCGCCCTCGCCGTCCTCGCGGTCCTCGCCGTCGCCCCGGAGTACGCCGTCGACGCGCTGTACGCCTGGGACGCCGGCGCGCAAGCCGGGACCACCGCGGGCGCGGAGGCCGGCAACCTCGCCATCGCGAACATGACCGGAGCCAACCGGATCCTGATCGGCCTGGGGTGGTCCGGGATCGCGTTGTTCACCGTCTATCGCGCCTACAAGGTTCGGGACGACAACGTCGAGAAGCGATCCGGCTTCCTCGCCGATGTCGTGACGCTCGATAAGGCGCTGACGACCGAGATCACGTTCCTCTGGCTGGCGACGCTGTGGGCGTTTCTGGTCCCGCTCGGTGGCGGCATCGACCTGATCGACACCGTCGTCCTCGTCGGCCTGTACGTGAGCTACATCCTGATTATCATTCGCTCCGGCATCGAAACCGAAGAAGAGCAGATCGGTGTCCCGGGCTATCTTCAATCCTACCGCAAACCAAAGCGGATCGCGACCGTCCTCTCGCTGTTCATCTACTCGGGCGTCATGATCCTGATCGCCGTCGAACCGTTCGCCCACGGCCTCGAAAACCTCGGCCTGCAGTACGGCGTGCCGAAGTTCTTCATGATCCAGTGGATCGCCCCGCTGGCAAGCGAGTCACCCGAGTTGATTGTCGTCGTCTATCTCGTCAACAAAGCCCGATCCTCGGCCGGGTTCAACGCCCTGATCTCCTCGAAACTCAACCAGTGGACGCTGTTGATCGGGACGCTCGCGATCGTCTACTCGATCGCGGCGGGCGGGGTCGGCGTCCTCGAATTCGACTATAAGCAGAGCCTGGAGATCTGGATCACGGCCGCCCAGTCGTTCTTCGCGCTGGCGATCCTGGTCAACTTCAACATCAGCCTCCGGGAGGCCGTCGCGTTGCTCGTGTTGTTCGTCAGCCAAGTGTTCGCCGAGTTCATGGTGTTGAACGTCCTTTCGCTGTCCCATCCCGAAGCACTCAGCCACCAGATCCTGCTCGGCTACACCGCCGTCTACCTCCTCATCGGGCTGGCGATGTTCGTCCGCCGCCGCAAGGCTGTCAAGGAGATGCTCGGCATGACCTACGAAGTAGTCCAGACGGCGTTCGGTCGCCGGAGCGACTTCGATATCGAGTAAAGTACCGCGCCCGAAGCAGGGCTATTCATGATCGGCATCGTCGTCTCGACAGCTGATCGCGCCTCGGAACACATCCACGAGCACCTCCTGGAAGTGGCGGACTGGACGACGACCCGTGACGAAAGTCGATCCCCTGGCGAGGGTGGTGGCGAGGTCTCCCGCACCGACGGCTTCGAAATGCGCGTCTTCGACGAATGGCACCTCGAGCTCGACGGCGTGGCCGCGGCCTTCGACGACCCCGATCTCGTCGTCTTCGCGTCCCGGCACTCCGGGGAGACCGGGCCACTGTTGACCGCCCACCACACCGGCAACTTCGGGCCGGCCGAGTACGGCGGCGCGGACCGTGACCTCGCCCGCGCCGCACCGAACGCTCATAGCCGCGTCCTCGACGCGCTGGCCGAGCACGCGCCGGCAGGCTACGAGGTCGGCATGGAGTGCACCCACCACGGTCCGACCGAGGTTGGTTCCCCATCCATGTTCGTCGAGGTCGGCAGCGGTCCCGACCAGTGGGACGACCCCGACGCCGCCCGCGCGGTCGCACAGGCCATCCTCGACCTGCGGGGAGTCATGGCCGATGCGCCCCGAGAGGACGGCGAGGCAAGCGCCCGCCGACACCTCGTCGGGTTCGACGGGAACCACTACGTTCCCCGGTTCGAGCGTATCGTCCGCGAGACTGACTGGGCCGTGGGCCACATCGCCGCTGACTGGGGACTGGACGAACTCGGCGATCCACTCGAAAGCGAGGACGTGCTCCGGGCGGCCTTCGAGAAGAGCGCGGCCGAGTACGCCCTGATCGACGGTGATCGCCCGCGTCTCGAACGGGCGATCGACGACCTGGGATTCGAGATCGTCGGCGAGTCGTGGCTTCGAGCGGTCGAAGGCGTCCCGCTGCCCGTTGCCCGCCACGTCGAGAACCGGCTGGCAGCCATCGACGACGGGCTTCGCTTCGGGGAGCCGGCTCGGGGATACGATGGGGCCTTCGAGATCGTCGACATCCCGGGCGAGCTGCTCGACGAGACACAGGGGATCGACCGCGAGGCGACCCGGGAGGCCGTCGAGGGTGTCGCGCTCGCGTTCACCACCGAGCAAAGCGCCACGCTTGTCGGCGGTCGAGCCGCTGTTGTCGACGGCGATGATAGAATTGCACTGGTCGAGGCGCTCGCGGACGTACTCCGCATGGACTACGACGAGGTGACGGTCGGGGACGATCGCGTCGTCGCGAGGAAAGAAGCCTTCGACCCCGGACTGGCCGCGGATGCTGGCGTCCCGGAGGGGCCGAAGTTCGGCAAGTTGGCGAGCGGGCAGGCCGTCGAGGTGGATGGCGAGCGTGTCGAACCCGGAGAAGTCAGTCGGGAGCGAGAAGCGACGTTCCCGGTCTGATCTGACGAGCGGACAGTCGGCCAGTCACTCCTCGACGGCGTGGGCTTGCAGGGTCTCCAGTTCGATTTCTTCCAGCACTGTTTCGTTGGTCGCCTCGAGAACGACCGGCGGGGCGACGCCGGCTTCGTGGGCCTCCAGCCAGCGGCCGACACAGAGACACCAGTGATCTTTGGGATTCACGCCCGGAAAGTCCAGTTGCGGCCGCGGCGTGACCAGATCGTTGCCCTGCGCGCGGGAGAACTCCAGAAAGTCCTGGGTCATTTTCGCACAAAGGTGGTGGGACCCGCGGTCGCCGGGGACTGCCGTACAGTGACCGTCGCGCTGGTAACCCGTCGAGAGTGTCTTGCTGCAGGGTTCGAGTGCCTCGCCCAGCACGTTGCGCTGGGCGTCGGGATCGCTCTGTGACATACCGGCGATTACCGCGAGTGGCGGGTAAAGCTTGGTTTCGAGTGGGAGTTTTGCAGTCATCCATACTGTCTCATTGGGTGAGGCGCTCCAGCAACCGTCATCAGTGCAATTGGCCATCTATGTCCAGGGATGGTCATCACCCTGTCCGGGCTAGTGTGAAGGCACACTAGGTTTATCAAGCGCCATCGCTTCCGTTCGTCTATGAGCAGTGAGCAGATCAACTCCGAGAGCAAGGTCTCGGGGAACCAGGCGAACATTCCCGCTCAAATCCGGATGGAACTCGACATCGACGACGGTGACCGACTCCGCTGGCACCTCGAAGACGATGAGACGCTCCGCGTGGAAGTCGTCCAGCAACGAAGCGGCACGTTCAGTGACTTCGACGGCTACGAGGGCGATCAGACGACGACAGTCGAACGTGAACACGACTCGTGGGGCGTCACCGTCGAATAAATGCCTCGGGTACTCCTCGACACAAGCGTCCTCTTCGCGGCTGCCTACCGCCGTGACAGTGCACACGACGACGCGCTCCCCATTGTACAGGGCATCGACAGTACAGCCCTTCCGGAAGCGGTAGTGCTCGACTACGTGCTCGCGGAGACGATGAACGGGCTGACGACACATGCCGGCCACGACGCTGCGACGGATTTTCTCGATCGGATCGAAGAAAACGCCCGGTTTCACATCGACTCACTGACGGCTGACGAGTTCGCAACGGCGAAAGCACTCTTTCGACAATACAAGGCGTTCTCGCTCGTCGACGCCTGCATTGTCGCGTTCATGCGAGCCAATGGACGACAGTACCTCTACGCGTTCGACGACGACTTCGACGCCGCCGAGGACATCAGCCGTCTCGACACCGCGAACAACCCATATCAGCCGGAGTGACTGAGACGCACTGGCTACAGCATGGCCCGAGAAGGAAGGGACAGTCCGTGACTCGGTGGGTCTGTCGGGAACTACCTGCAAAAGATCAGTGGACGGCCAGACAGTCCTTTCATACGGATTGCTCTCAGTCAGTACCATATCGACCGCCCGCAGTCGGGCGGTCGTCACGGTAAACAGTGAGAGCAATCCGTATCAGTCGTCGCCCGGCAAACCCTCGCCCCCGGCGTGGTCACACAACGCCTCGGGCACCGTGGGCAGGCCACTTGTATCGTGTTTGCCCGTCGGCGGCAGGTTGACGTCGGCTGCCGCCGAGTCTGCGAGATCAACATCGGCGTCCAGTCCCGCCATCTCCTCTCCCTCGCGGGCGTCCTGGTCGATCCGCATCGAGCAAAATTCCGCGCCACACATCGAGCAGTAGCGGGCGTCCTTGTAGTTGTCCTCCGATAGGGTCTGATCGTGGTACTCCTTAGCGCGGTCGGGGTCCAGCGCGAGGTTGAACTGCTCGTGCCAGTCGAAGTTGTACCGGGCTTCCGAGATGGCGTCGTCCCAGTCGCGTGCGCCCGGTTTCCCGGCCGCCACGTCGCCCGCATGAGCTGCGATCCGGTAGGCCGCCAGGCCGTCCCGGACGTCCTCGGCGTCGGGCAAACCGAGGTGCTCTTTGGGTGTGACGTAGCAGAGCATCGCCGCGCCGTGGCGGGCGGCCTCGGTCGCGCCGATCGCGCTCGTGATGTGGTCGTAGCCCGGTGCAACGTCGGTCACCAGCGGGCCCAGCAGGTAGAACGGCGCGCCGTCACAGACCTCCTGCTGGTGGCGGACGTGCTCGCCGATTTCGTCCAGCGGGACGTGGCCCGGCCCTTCGACCATGACCTGAACGCCCTGATCCTGGGCGCGCTGGGTCAGTTCGCCCAGCGTCTCCAGTTCCGCCAGCTGGGCGTCGTCGTTGGCGTCGGCGAGCGATCCGGGCCGCAGGCCGTCGCCGAGACTGATCGTCACGTCGTACTCGGCGAGGATCGCACAGATCTCGTCGAAATGGGTGTACAGGGGGTTCTGCTCGCCGTGATTTTCCATCCATTCGGCGAGGATCGACCCCCCACGGGAGACGATCCCGGTGATGCGACCGTCGGTCAGCGGGAGGTGTTCTTTGAGGACGCCGGCGTGGATGGTCTGGTAATCAGTCCCCTGAGCAGCCTGGGACTCGATCACGTCCAGGAGGAGGTCCGCCGTGAGATCCTCGGGCGATCCGGCCTGCTTTAGCGCCTCGTAGATCGGCACTGTCCCGAGCGGCACCGGCGAGTGTTCGATCTGGCCGGCGCGAAGTTCCGGAATGTCACCGCCCGTCGAGAGATCCATCACCGTGTCCGCGCCGTATTCGACGGCCGTGTGGAGTTTCTCCCGTTCGGTTTCGATATCGCTTTCGGGTTCGCTGTTGCCGATGTTGGCGTTGATCTTCGTCGAAAAGTCCTTCCCGATGATCATCGGGTCGATCGACTCGTGCTCGTGGTTGTTCGGAATCACAGCCTCGCCCGCGGCGACCTTTTCGCGGACGTACTCGGGATCGCGGTTCTCTCGCTCGGCGACGCGCTCCATCGCCGGCGTGACCTCACCGTCGCGTGCGCGCTGTAGTTGTGTCGCCATCATCACGTGAACCGTGGTACTACTAGATTATATAACCTAGTGATACGGCCTGCGACATGGAAGTCACCTTGATCGGGAAAACGGGGACAGAGCGAAACAGTCAGCAAGAAGGAGCTAAGAGAGGGCCCGGAGTTAGCTGCCAGTGTCGTACTTGTAGGTCGCCTCGTCGGGATCGATGCCGAAGTCCTCGGCCGACTCCTCGGGTTCGCTTGGCCCCTCGTTTTTCGCGGCAGCCTTGAACGCCTCCCGGAAACGCTGTGGCATGGCAAAGTCCTCGACAGTGAGTTCGACGGGCACGGCGTCCGGAAGGAGCGATTCGCGCTTGGTTTCGAGCCGGTCCTGCAACGACGGTGGGAGATCACTCGAATCGATGGGTTCGAAGCCGAACTTCCGGAGATATTCGGGTTCGTCGGTCAGCGAGTAGACGGTTTCGAAGTCCTGGTCGCTGGCCTCCTGGACCAACCGCTCGACGACGTGTGCGCCGATGCCCTGGCCACGCCAGGCCTCCAGGACGCCGATGCTCGTGAGTTCACAGACATCGTCGTCTTCACCCTTGTGGATACGGATCCGACCGAAGCCTGTCCGGTCGTCGGTCTGTTCGTCGACTGCGATGACGTAATCGCGGGATCGAAAGGCCGTCTCGTCCAGGCCCATCTCCTCGATCCGGTCAAGCAGCCAGACTTCGTCTCGGTTTTTCGCGTCCCGGACGTACATAGAAAATGGTTACGCCGCCGCGGGCAAAAGTATTTGCAGCGAGATCGACCTCAGAAACTCCGCCCGTCGCCACCTTCCAGTCGGTCGACGACCTCTCGAATATCGGCTTTCTCTTCGATGGTCTCCTTGACGTTCTCGCGATGGCGGACCTCGGCGGCGCTGGCGTCGTACGACCGGACATACTCGGCGCGAGTGTGCTCCTCGAAGGCGTGGCGAATGGCGAAATAGCCGTCCGGCAGGACCGTCCCACAGACCTCACACTCGACGCGATCGTGACCCGTCGACTGATGGACGATCAGATCTTCGACCCGGTCGAACGTCTCCCCACATCCCTCGATTGTGCACTCCCAGCGTGACATACCCTGACGTATACCCGGAGAGTGGTATAAAAGCATCTCTTGACGCCAGTCCACAGAGACGCGTCGCCGAACCAGAACGGATATCTTCGATGGCTGGTTATCGGACGCCGTGACTGCCGTCGATCCCCACGTCAAGGTCCTCGACGAGGCGATCGTCCGGCGCGCCAAAGCCCGCGGCCTGGACGCGCTCGTCTATGCCCCCCACTTTCAGCGATTCGACGACATCAGAGCGAGGGCTGAACGCTTCTCCGACGACGAACTGCTTGTCGTCCCCGGCAGAGAGGTGTTCACGGGGTCGTGGCGCAATCGCCGGCACGTCCTCGCGATCGGCCTCCAAGCGCCCGTCCCGGACTTCATCACGCTCGAAGCGGCAATGAGAGAGTTCGATCGCCAGGGGGCGGCCGTCCTGATCCCCCACCCGTCCTTCCTCTCAGTCAGCCTCGGCTCGGAGCAGATCGAACAGTATCGTGACGTGATCGACGCCGTCGAGACGTACAATCCGAAATACTGGCCCCACCACGAGCGCCGCGCCGGGTCGATCGCCCGCGAGTTCGATCTGCCGGCCTTTGCCTCTTCGTACGCACATCTGCCAGGGACCGTTGGCGAGATCTGGACATCCTTCGACCGGGAGATCGACGACGCGAGCGACCTGGTCGATGCGCTCCGAGCCGGTGATCCCAGAGAACCGGCGCATCGAACCGGACTCACCCACTACGGCCGGCGAGCGATCGAGTTCTCACACCTCGGCTGGGAGAATTCCTGGGGGAAGATAGACCGAATCCTGCGCGCGGGAACGGAGCCGACACATCCCGAACAGCCGGCCTACGACGGTCGGTTCGACGACGCCAGCGTCTACTGAACGACTCACGCCAGGCCGGCGGCCCGCAGCCCCTCCTCGAAGGCATACTGGGGGACTTCATAGACGATCGCCGCCGCGACCGCGAGTTCGAAGCCAGTCACGGCGAGCATCATGGCGTCGGCGTACTTGCTGTCGACCGGGACGCCGACCGGGAGGTTGAACTCCTCGTCGGTCAGCGGATACAGCAACGCGAGGCCGCGACGCGACCCCATGATGTCGAGCGCGAAGTGACTCAGGACGCCGATCCAGACGTACTCGAGGTTCCCGTGGTAGTACGGGTAGGCACCGACGACCAGCGGGACGAACAGATTGTGCAGCGTCTTGCGGTGGCGACCGAAGGCCGTGTCGATGTCCGGGATCATCGCACCGAGGACCACCGGGACGATGACGGCCGCGATCATCTCGAAGGTAGCCACGTCGCCGGCCGGTTCGAGGATGTATCCGAGGCCAATACTGAGAAGCAAGGCGTTGAGCACGTGTCCGCGCTTGTTCATCGACCGGAGCGACGTGGGCCGCCCCCGAAAGCGTTCCGTCTGCGGGTGGCGGCCGGCGGCCGTTCGCCGCCATATTTTTACACTAGTCTGTGATATTTTGGGGGGGATGAACCGGCGAACGTACCTTTCGGCCGTCGGTGTCGGTGGGATCGCGAGCCTCGCAGGGTGTACGGGGATACTGGCCCCGGGCGAGGACGACGAGCGCGGCGAGGCGACGATGGTCGTCGAATCGGGCACGAACATGGTACTGTACCCCCATAGCCCGAAGGGGCAACCGCCACACCAAGTTCCAACCGACTACAATCACATCGCCGTGGCGAACCAGGACCCGGCGGGGAAGCCGCATGATTTCGAAGTGACAGTCACCGGGCCGCACGGAGAACTGTTCGACGGGACGGTTCGTCTGGAAGGCCCAACAGACTTGTCGACAGGAATATTGTTCTTTGTCTCGAACGTCGGTGACTATCGGTGTGCAGTCACTGTCGGTGACGAGTCCATCGCCGAGACCTGGGCGGTCACTGACGAACGACTGTCCAGAGGTGGTGGGATCGGCATCATCTACGACGGTGACCTCTCCGTCAGCGGCGGTGTAAATCTCGCCGGGAGCGAAGAGTGAATACCGGGAACGCCCCGGCCGATCCCTCCCGATCCGTGTGAGCGTGACTACGCTCGTCTCTCGTCCGTCTAGACGCCGCCGGCTTCACAGGCCGAAAGCAGATCCGCGAGGGCCTGTTCGGCGATTTTTCGCTTGATCTCGGTCCGCGATCCGTCGAACTCGTACCGGCGGACCCGCGTTCCCGAGTCGCCGGTGTCCCACGGCGCGGCGTAGGCCACGCCGACGAAGACGGTGCCGACGGGTTTTTCATCAGTGCCGCCGGTCGGCCCGGCGATACCCGTCGTCGAGACGCCCCAGGTCACGTCCGCTCGGTCGCGAACACCCCCCGCCATCTGTCGGGCGACGGGTTCACTGACGGCCCCCTCCTCGTCGAGTGCTTCCCGGGAGACGGCCAGTTCCGTTCGCTTTGCGTCATAAGAGTAGGTTACCAGCGATCGGTCGAAGTAGTCACTCGACCCGGGTACGTCCGTCAGCAGGGATCCGATGAGCCCCCCGGTGCAGGATTCGGCGACTGCGACGGTTTCGTCGTGCTCCCGGAGCGCGGTCCCGAGGCGTTCCTGAATCGATCCGTCGGTGTCAGCTGTCATACCTGAACCGTGGCCTTCCGGGGTGAAAAACGCACGTGCCGAGGCGCCGACCGGTCGATCGAACTTACCGACCCTGGCGGTCGGTCTCAAGCGTCCGGGCGAGGTTCGTGAACTGCTCGCGGTAATACGCCTCGGCCCGGGTGCGGGCCAGCGGCGAGGCGTCACCGTAGATCGAGTCGAAGCCCGCCATCCGCCAGACGAGTGTCGAAAACTGATAGAGGGGTTTGCAGGCATCATAGCCCTCATCGACAGCGAACTCCGTCTCGGTGCGATATCCCTCGTGGAGTTGCTCCCGTAACTGTTCACGCTCGTCCGGGTCGCGGAAGACCGAATCGATGAACAGGAGTTCGATCTGGGCGAGATTGTAGAGCGGATCGCCGGCCAGGGTCTTCTCCCAGTCGAGGACAGCCGAGATCTCGGGCCCATCGGGTTCGATCAGGAGGTTCCCCGGCCGGAAATCGTCGTGAACGAGTCGCGGAACGCCCTGCTGGGGGACGGCAGGGAGTCGATCGGCCAGGCGTTCGCGGGCGGTCGGCTGCAGATCCTCGAAGGTCGTCCCGCCAAGCTGGTCGATATGACCGTGGGTGAGCCCCTCGAAGTACTCCCGCCAATCCCACGAGAGGTCCCGAACGATGAGTCGACCGTCGTCCAGATCCAACCGTCCGTATCCTTCGAAGGCAATAGTCGAGTGCATGTCCCCCAGGATCTCACCGATTCGATACATGAGTTGACCCCGATCGTCGGCCGAAAGGCTCTCGAAGTGCTCATCGAGGTTGTCGCCGTGGATGCGTTCGGTGATGAAATACGGCGGGACGTCCTGTTCGGGTTCCTCCTTGAAGACGAGAATTCCGGGGAGGGGTACGTCGGTCCGGTCGGCGACGTACTCGTGGAGAAACGGCTCGACCGCAAACGTCGAATCGATCTCGGGGGCGAGTTTGACCACGACCTCGTAGGACTCGCCCTGGTACTCGACGGTGACGAAGTGACTATCGGTCCGGGTGTCGCCCGGTGTCTCCTCGAAGGAGAACGACTCGTAGTCCGGCCCGGACTCCCCCAATATCGCTTCGATGATCTCGGCGGCCCCCGACACAGGTGCCTATTGATTGGCACACCCTATAAAAATCCCTATCGATGTCAATGAATGAGATTCAGTCCCGGGACGCCGACAACTGAACTATAAGCAGATCGATCCCCGTATCGTCCGGCGAGGCGCTGCCCAAATCCGTGGGTTCAAACCCGACCGGGATCCAGTACCCGTATCGATGGGCACGCGGGACGAAACCGACGCGGCCTGGCAAGAGGTGTTCGGGTTTGGCCAGCCCTACGACGATCAGGCCGACGCGATCGAGGCGGCGATCACAGCGGGTCGCCGAAGGGGTTTTCTCGCGATGGAAGGCCCCTGCGGGACTGGCAAGACAATGGCTGCCCTCACCGCCGGCGCGACGCTCGTCCGCGAGGACGACTACGAGCGACTGCTCGTCGTGACGCCGGTCAAACAGCAACGCCGCCAGTTCGTCGCCGACCTCCGACAACTCAACGCTGGCCTGTCGGAACCACTCGCCGGCGTGGCGCTTGTCGGCAAACGCGACCTCTGTCCCTATGGCCGCGAGGACGTCTTCCCGCCCGACGCCAGCGTCCACGATCGCTGTGAGGATCTCCGGGAGAACACGGCCGATCTCGTCGAGAGCAACGGATCGAGCGACGACCGCCCCGTCGCCGACGCCGTGATCCGCCCGCGGAACGACGACGTGTGGTGGGACCCACAGACGGGCAGCGACCTGGCGAAAGCCGCCCGACCCGGCGGGAGCGGCCAGCAGGCGATCGCCGGCACACTGTCGACCGCCGACGCGCAATCCCCCTATCGCCGCACCCAGCCGACCGCCCCCGACGAGATCGGCGGCGAGGACCCGCCGCTTTACTGCCCCTTCGAGGCTGACTGGTACGCCCGCAACCGCGGCTCGCCGTTCGGCTTTTCCGCCGGCGAGAAGCACGTCGTCACTGCAGCGGAGTACCTGCCCGGAGCCGTCGAGCGCGGGACCTGTCCCCACCGGGCGATGCAGACACTCGTCGGGGCCGCCGACGTGGTGATCGGCAACTACAACCACCTCTTCGACCCTGCTTCCAGGGGACTGATCGAAGGTATTCTCGACGAGCGGACGTTCGTGATCGTCGACGAGGCCCACCGCTTGGAGGAGCGCGTCCGGGACCTGCTGTCGGACCGACTCGGCCGCCAGACGATCGTCCAGGCGCGCAACGACTGTCATCAGTTGCTCTCGCTGGCCCGCCAGAGCGAGGATCACAAACGCGAGGTCCGGGCCCACCTCGGCAGCCAGGACGTGCCACTCGAGGCCGTCGAGCGTGCCCAGGATTTCTACGACGACCTGCTGGGCTGGC is from Halorhabdus sp. BNX81 and encodes:
- a CDS encoding helix-hairpin-helix domain-containing protein produces the protein MALFQQIKELLGLNSGESDTEMPSQNAGETENVAVTVEHEPDTESEDAVKGTRAVATSESRVDTTNAEADGDEPDRSAESDAEGSDASVESDADEPDGAAEVDAAESAESVQTDADEPGDVGTDTSETSVESGASDEHEMTETTDDDSDEATVASASEPSGPASTEDVQSINGIGPAYAERLAEADIETVGELAAADADAVAETTGIALSRVEGWIDQAGE
- a CDS encoding shikimate dehydrogenase; amino-acid sequence: MDVYGLLGNPVKHSLSPPMHEAAYDELGIDARYVTFEPPVDAAREAVEAAETLGVSGLNVTIPFKQDVLNAVAVDDLAERIGAVNTIDFSGDQPTGHNTDAIGAVRALTRHGVALSGQAVVVGAGGAGRAIAFGLADEGMDVAIANRTVETAHALAEEVPGASGHGLDSLDSLLADADVLVNATSVGMDEDRSPVPATALHADLAVLDAVYSPIETRLLREAAAAGATTVDGAWMLLFQGVEAFERWSGQDAPVEEMNEALRERL
- a CDS encoding sodium:calcium antiporter; amino-acid sequence: MSRLRHPLTAVAAALVLTLPWVVVELSRLAAGLDWMPIDAGIALSTGPTVLVTGLAVVGASFLLAWGAETAEKDVPRAFALAVLAVLAVAPEYAVDALYAWDAGAQAGTTAGAEAGNLAIANMTGANRILIGLGWSGIALFTVYRAYKVRDDNVEKRSGFLADVVTLDKALTTEITFLWLATLWAFLVPLGGGIDLIDTVVLVGLYVSYILIIIRSGIETEEEQIGVPGYLQSYRKPKRIATVLSLFIYSGVMILIAVEPFAHGLENLGLQYGVPKFFMIQWIAPLASESPELIVVVYLVNKARSSAGFNALISSKLNQWTLLIGTLAIVYSIAAGGVGVLEFDYKQSLEIWITAAQSFFALAILVNFNISLREAVALLVLFVSQVFAEFMVLNVLSLSHPEALSHQILLGYTAVYLLIGLAMFVRRRKAVKEMLGMTYEVVQTAFGRRSDFDIE
- a CDS encoding D-aminoacyl-tRNA deacylase is translated as MIGIVVSTADRASEHIHEHLLEVADWTTTRDESRSPGEGGGEVSRTDGFEMRVFDEWHLELDGVAAAFDDPDLVVFASRHSGETGPLLTAHHTGNFGPAEYGGADRDLARAAPNAHSRVLDALAEHAPAGYEVGMECTHHGPTEVGSPSMFVEVGSGPDQWDDPDAARAVAQAILDLRGVMADAPREDGEASARRHLVGFDGNHYVPRFERIVRETDWAVGHIAADWGLDELGDPLESEDVLRAAFEKSAAEYALIDGDRPRLERAIDDLGFEIVGESWLRAVEGVPLPVARHVENRLAAIDDGLRFGEPARGYDGAFEIVDIPGELLDETQGIDREATREAVEGVALAFTTEQSATLVGGRAAVVDGDDRIALVEALADVLRMDYDEVTVGDDRVVARKEAFDPGLAADAGVPEGPKFGKLASGQAVEVDGERVEPGEVSREREATFPV
- a CDS encoding DUF2237 domain-containing protein, whose translation is MSQSDPDAQRNVLGEALEPCSKTLSTGYQRDGHCTAVPGDRGSHHLCAKMTQDFLEFSRAQGNDLVTPRPQLDFPGVNPKDHWCLCVGRWLEAHEAGVAPPVVLEATNETVLEEIELETLQAHAVEE
- a CDS encoding AbrB/MazE/SpoVT family DNA-binding domain-containing protein; amino-acid sequence: MSSEQINSESKVSGNQANIPAQIRMELDIDDGDRLRWHLEDDETLRVEVVQQRSGTFSDFDGYEGDQTTTVEREHDSWGVTVE
- a CDS encoding PIN domain-containing protein; translation: MPRVLLDTSVLFAAAYRRDSAHDDALPIVQGIDSTALPEAVVLDYVLAETMNGLTTHAGHDAATDFLDRIEENARFHIDSLTADEFATAKALFRQYKAFSLVDACIVAFMRANGRQYLYAFDDDFDAAEDISRLDTANNPYQPE
- the thiC gene encoding phosphomethylpyrimidine synthase ThiC: MMATQLQRARDGEVTPAMERVAERENRDPEYVREKVAAGEAVIPNNHEHESIDPMIIGKDFSTKINANIGNSEPESDIETEREKLHTAVEYGADTVMDLSTGGDIPELRAGQIEHSPVPLGTVPIYEALKQAGSPEDLTADLLLDVIESQAAQGTDYQTIHAGVLKEHLPLTDGRITGIVSRGGSILAEWMENHGEQNPLYTHFDEICAILAEYDVTISLGDGLRPGSLADANDDAQLAELETLGELTQRAQDQGVQVMVEGPGHVPLDEIGEHVRHQQEVCDGAPFYLLGPLVTDVAPGYDHITSAIGATEAARHGAAMLCYVTPKEHLGLPDAEDVRDGLAAYRIAAHAGDVAAGKPGARDWDDAISEARYNFDWHEQFNLALDPDRAKEYHDQTLSEDNYKDARYCSMCGAEFCSMRIDQDAREGEEMAGLDADVDLADSAAADVNLPPTGKHDTSGLPTVPEALCDHAGGEGLPGDD